A genomic stretch from Dama dama isolate Ldn47 chromosome 10, ASM3311817v1, whole genome shotgun sequence includes:
- the EME2 gene encoding probable crossover junction endonuclease EME2 isoform X1, whose translation MARAGPGRAGGARRGREQRRPPTWEISDSDAEGPASAETPATTRDPVGERRPAAEALRWLRPWQAVRRLAVLVDPAVLEDAGADTLMEALHALGCEPRVEPQRPARSLRWSRASPDPCPRGVPPEVWAEDEPHVLLLLEPEEFVRGVVQLTQVCGPTCSVPWVTPESPACLHLAVIGLDAYLWSQQPRAQETRQPGRPAVTRTNGAVGWPEVEEALVHLQLWANVDVLLVASWQELSQHVCAFTKALAQRPFKQAQESGAFPFCTSGRWAAGERVARDGAGLRGAWWRQVRQFNRVSPAVADTVVSAFPSPRLLQQAYMACGTEQERLALLADLPVKTGKGVLPRRVGPDLSRRICLFLTTTDPDLLLDLGS comes from the exons ATGGCGAGGGCAGGGCCCGGGAGGGCCGGGGGCGCCCGCCGGGGCCGGGAACAGCGGCGGCCCCCGACGTGGGAGATCTCAGACTCGGACGCCGAGGGTCCGGCTAGCGCGGAGACCCCCGCGACGACTCGGGACCCGGTGGGAGAGCGCAGGCCGGCGGCCGAGGCGCTGCGGTGGCTGCGGCCCTGGCAGGCGGTGCGTCGCCTGGCGGTGCTCGTGGACCCAG CCGTCCTGGAAGACGCGGGTGCCGACACCTTGATGGAGGCCCTGCACGCCCTGGGCTGTGAGCCCCGCGTGGAGCCGCAGCGCCCGGCACGGAGCCTCCGCTGGAGCCGAGCGAGCCCAGACCCTTGCCCGCGCGGT GTGCCCCCTGAGGTGTGGGCTGAGGATGAGCCccacgtgctgctgctgctggagccTGAAGAGTTTGTGCGCGGAGTGGTCCAGCTGACCCAG GTATGTGGCCCGACCTGTTCTGTGCCCTGGGTCACACCTGAGAGCCCTGCCTGCCTCCACCTGGCTGTCATCGGTCTGGACGCTTACCTGTG GTCTCAGCAGCCCAGAGCCCAGGAGACGCGGCAGCCAGGGCGTCCAGCGGTCACTCGCACCAATGGGGCGGTCGGCTGGCCTGAGGTGGAGGAG GCCCTGGTGCACCTGCAGCTCTGGGCGAACGTGGACGTGCTGCTGGTGGCCTCCTGGCAGGAGCTGAGCCAGCACGTGTGTGCCTTCACCAAGGCCCTCGCCCAGCGCCCCTTCAA gcaGGCCCAGGAGTCTGGGGCCTTCCCCTTCTGCACTTCTGGGCGCTGGGCGGCAGGCGAGCGAGTGGCCAGAGACGGCGCAGGGCTgcggggagcctggtggaggcaggtcaggcagttCAACCGCGTCAGCCCAGCCGTGGCTGACACTGTTGTCAGTGCCTTCCCATCCCCCCGCCTGCTGCAGCAG GCGTACATGGCCTGTGGCACGGAGCAGGAGCGCCTGGCCCTGCTGGCTGACCTCCCGGTGAAGACGGGCAAGGGTGTGCTGCCCCGCAGGGTGGGGCCCGACCTCTCCCGCCGCATCTGCCTCTTCCTGACCACGACCGACCCCGACCTCCTGCTGGACCTGGGTTCCTGA
- the SPSB3 gene encoding SPRY domain-containing SOCS box protein 3: MARRPRSSRAWHFVLSAARRDADARAVALAGTANWGYDSDGQHSDSDSDPECTSLPSSIPSAVPVTGESFCDCDSQSEAFCGSLHTAHRGRDCRCGEEDEYFDWVWDDLNKSSATLLSCDNRKVSFHMEYSCGTAAIRGTKELGEGQHFWEIKMTSPVYGTDMMVGIGTSDVDLDKYHHTFCSLLGRDEDSWGLSYTGLLHHKGDKTSFSSRFGQGSIIGVHLDTWHGTLTFFKNRKCIGVAATQLQNKRFYPMVCSTAAKSSMKVIRSCASVTSLQYLCCYRLRQLRPGSGDTLEGLPLPPGLKQVLHHKLGWVLSMSRQPPAPSPAASGPEPRHCQRKRCRRT, encoded by the exons TTTTGTCTTGAGCGCAGCCCGCCGGGATGCAGATGCCCGGGCTGTCGCTCTGGCAGGGACTGCCAACTGGGGCTACGACTCTGATGGGCAG CACAGCGACTCAGACTCCGACCCCGAGTGCACGTCCCTGCCGTCATCAATCCCCAGCGCCGTGCCGGTGACTGGAGAGTCGTTCTGCGACTGTGACAGCCAGAGCGAGGCCTTCTGCGGCAGCCTGCACACTGCCCACCGGGGCCGGGACTGCCGCTGCGGCGAGGAGGACGAGT ATTTCGACTGGGTCTGGGATGACCTGAACAAGTCCTCGGCCACCCTGCTGAGCTGTGACAACCGGAAGGTCAGCTTCCACATGGAGTACAGCTGCGGCACGGCAGCCATCCGGGGCAccaaggagctgggggagggccAGCACTTCTGGGAGATCAAGATGACGTCACCCGTCTACGGCACCGACATG ATGGTGGGCATCGGGACGTCAGATGTGGACCTGGACAAGTACCACCACACATTCTGCAGCCTGCTCGGCCGGGACGAGGACAGCTGGGGCCTCTCCTACACAG GCCTCCTCCACCACAAGGGCGACAAGACGAGTTTCTCCTCGAGGTTCGGCCAGGGCTCCATCATCGGCGTGCACCTGGACACCTGGCACGGGACGCTGACCTTTTTCAAGAACAGGAAGTGCATAG gcgtGGCGGCCACACAGCTGCAGAACAAGAGGTTCTACCCGATGGTGTGCTCCACGGCGGCCAAGAGCAGCATGAAGGTGATCCGCTCGTGCGCCAGCGTCACGTCCCTGCAGTACCTGTGCTGCTACCGCCTGCGCCAGCTGCGGCCTGGCTCCGGGGACACGCTCGAGGGCCTGCCCCTGCCGCCCGGCCTCAAGCAGGTGCTGCACCACAAGCTGGGCTGGGTCCTCAGCATGAGTCGCCAGCCTCCTGCGCCTTCGCCCGCGGCCAGCGGCCCTGAGCCCCGGCACTGCCAGCGGAAGCGCTGCCGAAGGACCTAG
- the NME3 gene encoding nucleoside diphosphate kinase 3 yields the protein MICLMLTIFANLFPAAYTGVHERTFLAVKPDGVQRRLVGEIVRRFERKGFKLVALKLVQASEELLREHYAELRERPFFGRLVKYMGSGPVVAMVWQGLDVVRASRALIGATNPADAAPGTIRGDFCIEVGKNVIHGSDSVESARREIALWFRTDELLCWEDSAGHWLYE from the exons ATGATCTGCCTGATGCTGACCATCTTCGCCAACCTCTTCCCGGCGG CCTACACCGGCGTGCACGAGCGCACCTTCCTGGCGGTGAAGCCCGACGGCGTGCAGCGGCGGCTCGTGGGCGAGATCGTGCGGCGCTTCGAGAGGAAGGGCTTCAAGCTGGTGGCGCTGAAGCTGGTGCAG GCTTCGGAGGAGCTGCTGCGGGAACACTATGCCGAGCTGCGCGAGCGCCCCTTCTTCGGGCGCCTGGTCAAGTACATGGGCTCCGGGCCGGTGGTGGCCATG GTGTGGCAGGGTCTGGACGTTGTGCGCGCTTCCCGAGCGCTCATCGGAGCCACGAATCCGGCCGACGCCGCGCCCGGCACCATCCGCGGCGATTTCTGCATCGAGGTCGGCAA GAATGTGATTCACGGGAGCGACTCGGTGGAGAGCGCCCGCCGCGAGATCGCACTCTGGTTCCGCACAGACGAGCTCCTGTGCTGGGAGGATAGCGCGGGGCATTGGCTATACGAGTAG
- the EME2 gene encoding probable crossover junction endonuclease EME2 isoform X2, whose amino-acid sequence MARAGPGRAGGARRGREQRRPPTWEISDSDAEGPASAETPATTRDPVGERRPAAEALRWLRPWQAVRRLAVLVDPAVLEDAGADTLMEALHALGCEPRVEPQRPARSLRWSRASPDPCPRGVPPEVWAEDEPHVLLLLEPEEFVRGVVQLTQVCGPTCSVPWVTPESPACLHLAVIGLDAYLWSQQPRAQETRQPGRPAVTRTNGAVGWPEVEELWANVDVLLVASWQELSQHVCAFTKALAQRPFKQAQESGAFPFCTSGRWAAGERVARDGAGLRGAWWRQVRQFNRVSPAVADTVVSAFPSPRLLQQAYMACGTEQERLALLADLPVKTGKGVLPRRVGPDLSRRICLFLTTTDPDLLLDLGS is encoded by the exons ATGGCGAGGGCAGGGCCCGGGAGGGCCGGGGGCGCCCGCCGGGGCCGGGAACAGCGGCGGCCCCCGACGTGGGAGATCTCAGACTCGGACGCCGAGGGTCCGGCTAGCGCGGAGACCCCCGCGACGACTCGGGACCCGGTGGGAGAGCGCAGGCCGGCGGCCGAGGCGCTGCGGTGGCTGCGGCCCTGGCAGGCGGTGCGTCGCCTGGCGGTGCTCGTGGACCCAG CCGTCCTGGAAGACGCGGGTGCCGACACCTTGATGGAGGCCCTGCACGCCCTGGGCTGTGAGCCCCGCGTGGAGCCGCAGCGCCCGGCACGGAGCCTCCGCTGGAGCCGAGCGAGCCCAGACCCTTGCCCGCGCGGT GTGCCCCCTGAGGTGTGGGCTGAGGATGAGCCccacgtgctgctgctgctggagccTGAAGAGTTTGTGCGCGGAGTGGTCCAGCTGACCCAG GTATGTGGCCCGACCTGTTCTGTGCCCTGGGTCACACCTGAGAGCCCTGCCTGCCTCCACCTGGCTGTCATCGGTCTGGACGCTTACCTGTG GTCTCAGCAGCCCAGAGCCCAGGAGACGCGGCAGCCAGGGCGTCCAGCGGTCACTCGCACCAATGGGGCGGTCGGCTGGCCTGAGGTGGAGGAG CTCTGGGCGAACGTGGACGTGCTGCTGGTGGCCTCCTGGCAGGAGCTGAGCCAGCACGTGTGTGCCTTCACCAAGGCCCTCGCCCAGCGCCCCTTCAA gcaGGCCCAGGAGTCTGGGGCCTTCCCCTTCTGCACTTCTGGGCGCTGGGCGGCAGGCGAGCGAGTGGCCAGAGACGGCGCAGGGCTgcggggagcctggtggaggcaggtcaggcagttCAACCGCGTCAGCCCAGCCGTGGCTGACACTGTTGTCAGTGCCTTCCCATCCCCCCGCCTGCTGCAGCAG GCGTACATGGCCTGTGGCACGGAGCAGGAGCGCCTGGCCCTGCTGGCTGACCTCCCGGTGAAGACGGGCAAGGGTGTGCTGCCCCGCAGGGTGGGGCCCGACCTCTCCCGCCGCATCTGCCTCTTCCTGACCACGACCGACCCCGACCTCCTGCTGGACCTGGGTTCCTGA
- the MRPS34 gene encoding small ribosomal subunit protein mS34, with translation MARKKVRPRLIAELARRVRALREQRERPRDSVRYALDYETLMRPHSGRKLPMRAWIDVRRESRLLQLLGRLPFFGLGRLVTRKSWLWQHDEPCYWRLTRVRPDYTAQNLDHGKAWGILTFKGKTESEAREIEQVMYHDWRLVPKHEEEAFTSFTPAPEETPRPVPYPPLLRAMILAERQKNGDPSTEEPMLSLERIRTDPWDYPENQEAKKKTKGTAV, from the exons ATGGCGCGCAAGAAGGTGCGGCCGCGGCTGATCGCCGAGCTGGCCCGCCGTGTGCGGGCCCTGCGCGAGCAGCGGGAGCGGCCGCGCGACTCGGTGCGCTACGCCCTGGACTACGAGACGCTGATGCGGCCGCACTCGGGCCGCAAGCTGCCCATGCGAGCCTGGATCGACGTGCGCCGCGAGAGTCGGCTCCTGCAACTGCTCGGCCGCCTTCCGTTCTTCGGCCTGGGCCGCCTGGTCACGCGCAAGTCCTGGCTGTGGCAGCACGACGAGCCGTGCTACTGGCGCCTCACGCGGGTCCGGCCGGACTACACGGCGCAG AACCTGGACCACGGGAAGGCCTGGGGCATCCTGACCTTCAAAG GAAAGACGGAGAGTGAGGCCCGGGAGATCGAGCAGGTCATGTACCACGACTGGCGGCTGGTGCCCAAGCACGAGGAGGAGGCCTTCACCTCTTTCACGCCGGCGCCAGAGGAGACGCCGCGCCCCGTCCCCTACCCGCCGCTCCTCCGGGCCATGATTCTAGCAGAGCGACAGAAAAACGGAGACCCCAGCACGGAGGAGCCCATGCTCAGCCTGGAGAGGATACGCACTGATCCCTGGGACTATCCTGAGAACCAGGAGGCGAAGAAAAAGACCAAGGGCACAGCAGTCTAA